AAAAAAGGCCAGATGACCGACACCGCCGGCGTCGGCGACATCATCACCGTCCACATTCAGGAAAGCTCGACCGACGCCACCGTGAAAAAGGGCGAGGTCGCCAAGGCCGTCGTTGTCCGCACCAAGGCCCCCATCCGTCGTTCCGACGGCAGCTACCTGCGCTTCGACAGCAACGCCATCGTCATCATCACGCCCGACGGCAATCCCAAGGGCACCCGCATCTTCGGCCCGGTCGCCCGCGAGTTGCGCGCGAAGAACTTCATGAAGATCATTTCCCTCGCGCCGGAGGTTCTCTAAGCCATGGCACAAAAATTCCACGTCAAACGCGGCGATCAGGTCGTCGTCATCTCCGGCTCCCACAAAGGCAAGACCGGCAAAATCCTTGAACTCGTCGCCTCCAAGCAGCGCGCCCGGATCGAAGGCGTGGCCCTCGTCAAGCGCCACACCAAGCCCCAGGGCGAGCAAAAGCCCGGCGGCATCATCGAGCGCGAAGGCACCGTCCACGTGTCGAACCTCATGAAGCAGGCCGACTACGATTCCAGCAAACGGGCCAAGAAGACGGAGGTGAAGTAACAAGTGACAGGTTCCCAAGTGACAAGAACACCCGCCGCGCCCCGCGCAGCCCTCGTCTGATACTTGTTACTTGATACTTGCCGCTTCCTCTTCCACGCTTGCCCTCTTTTTCTTCAGACAACACGCAGATACCACTTATCAACCACACTCTCAGATGCCGCCGGGTCGGAAATCCGGCGGCCTTGCACCAATGAGCAGCAAATACACACCCGCCCTCAAGAAGCACTACATCGAGCAAGTCGCTCCCGCGCTCGTGAAAAGCCGCGGCTACGCGAACAAGCATGAAGTGCCGAAGATCGCCAAAATCTCCCTCAACACCGGAATCGACGCCGACGCCGACAAGAACCAGATCGCCGACATCGCCCGCGATCTCGGTCTCATCGCCGGCCAGAAACCCGTCCTTTCCAAATCCAAGAAGGCCATTTCGAACTTCAAGCTCCGCCAGGGCCAGGTCGTCGGTGCGTTTGTCACCCTGCGCGGCGACGCCATGTGGGAATTCCTTTACCGCCTCCTCGCCGTCGCCCTCCCCACCATCCGCGACTTCCGCGGCGTCTCGCCGAAGCTCGACGGCCAGGGCAACTACAACCTCGGCATCACCGACTTCACCATCTTCCCGGAAATCACCGTGGAAAACGTGAAAAAATCCATGGGCCTCGACATCTCCATCGTCACCACCGCCCAGACCGACGAGGAGGGCCGCGAGCTCCTCAAACTCCTCGGCATGCCCTTCCGCCGCACCGAGGCCGCACCCGCCGCCGCCAAGGCCGCCTAACCTTCAACCGCCTCCGCCATGCCGAAAACGTCCGCCATCGAACGCAACAAGAAGCGCATTCGCCTCAACGAAAAATACAAGGCGAAGCGCGCCGAGCTGAAAACCCTGCTCCTCAATCCCGAGGCCACCGACGAGGAATTCTTCGCCGCCCAGAAAAAGCTCCAGAAGCTTCCGCGCAACTCCGCCGCCGAGCGCATCCGCAACCGCTGCTCCCTCTCCGGCCGCCCCCGCGCCTTCAACCGCAAATACGGCGTCTCCCGTATCACCTTCCGCGAACTCGCCCTCTCCGGCAAGATTCCCGGCGTCACCAAATCCTCCTGGTAACCTTTTCGCTCCCGGGGGTCGGATATGACCCGAGGGCGCCAAAACCAAACATCCACCCATGACCGATCCAATCAGCGACTTCCTGACCCGCCTGCGCAACGCGTCCAAGGCCGGTCTCGCCGAGTGCGTTTCCCCGCACTCCAAATACAAGGAGGCCATCGCCTCCATCCTCAAGAACGAGGGTTACGTCACCGGCTACACCACCGGCGCCGACAAGCAGGGCCACAAGACCCTCGTCGTCACCATGAAGTATGTCGCCAGCGCCCCCGCGCTGACCAACCTCTCGCGCATCTCCACCCCGGGCCGCCGCCTCTACTGCGGCTATGACGACATCCCCCGCGTCCTCAACGGACTCGGCATCGCCATCCTCTCCACCTCCAAGGGCGTTCTCACCGACAAGGACTGCCGCCGCCAGAAACTGGGCGGGGAACTCGTCTGCAACGTCTGGTAACCACGGAGGCACGCACACACCATGTCACGCATCGGCAAAGTTCCCGTCACCATTCCCGCCAAGGTCAAAGTCGACATCAACGGCAACACCGTGAAAGTCGAAGGCCCCAAGGGCAAAGTCTCCAAATCCTTCGATCCCGCCGTCACCATCAAGCTCGATGGTGGCAAAGTCGTTTTCGCGGCCGCCGAGGACACCCGTTTCTCCCGCGCCATGTTCGGCACCGCCCGTTCCGTGGTGAACGGCATGGTGAAAGGCGTCACCGAAGGGTTTTCCAAGGAGCTGGAGATTCAGGGCGTCGGCTTCAAGGCCGCCCTCAAGGGCAAGCAGCTCGACCTCGCGCTCGGCTACTCGCACCCGATACTCTTCGATATTCCCGAAGGCATCAAGATCACCGTCACCGACCAGACCAAACTGAAGATCGAAGGCTGCGACAAGCAGCTTGTCGGTGCCGTCACCGCCAACATCCGCGCCTATTACCCGCCGGAGCCTTACAAGGGCAAGGGCGTCCGCATCGTGGGCGAGCGCGTCCGCCGCAAGGAAGGCAAAACCGTCGCCTAACACCAACCCGTCGCATCTATTTCAAAATGAGCAAGACCAGCACCAAAGCCGAGCTACTCCAGAAACGCCGCTGGAGAATTCGCAAGAAGGTCAAAGGCACCGCCGAGCGCCCGCGCCTCGCCGTGCGCTTCACCTCCAAGCACATCTACGCCCAGGCCATCAACGACGACAGCGCCACCACCCTCGTCTTCCTTTCCAGCCTCGACGCCGAGCTTCGCCAGAAGAAACTCGCCGCCAACCTCGCTGGAGCGAAAACCCTCGGTGACGCCTTCGCCGCCAAGGCCAAGGCCGCGGGCCTGAGCGCCGTCGTCTTCGACCGCTCCGGCGCCCGCTATCACGGCAAAGTCAAAGCATTCGCCGACGCCGCGCGCGAAGGCGGCCTCGTATTCTAAAACTACATGAGCACCGAAAACGAATCTCCCGAGACCACCCCTGCCGCCGTTGCAGCCGCGCAGGCTCCCGCCGCCGAGGCCAGACCCGCGCCGTCATCCGACAACCGTCCGCCCCGCCGCGGAGGCGACCGCCGTGGCGGC
This genomic stretch from Termitidicoccus mucosus harbors:
- the rplX gene encoding 50S ribosomal protein L24 is translated as MAQKFHVKRGDQVVVISGSHKGKTGKILELVASKQRARIEGVALVKRHTKPQGEQKPGGIIEREGTVHVSNLMKQADYDSSKRAKKTEVK
- the rpsN gene encoding 30S ribosomal protein S14: MPKTSAIERNKKRIRLNEKYKAKRAELKTLLLNPEATDEEFFAAQKKLQKLPRNSAAERIRNRCSLSGRPRAFNRKYGVSRITFRELALSGKIPGVTKSSW
- the rplF gene encoding 50S ribosomal protein L6, yielding MSRIGKVPVTIPAKVKVDINGNTVKVEGPKGKVSKSFDPAVTIKLDGGKVVFAAAEDTRFSRAMFGTARSVVNGMVKGVTEGFSKELEIQGVGFKAALKGKQLDLALGYSHPILFDIPEGIKITVTDQTKLKIEGCDKQLVGAVTANIRAYYPPEPYKGKGVRIVGERVRRKEGKTVA
- the rpsH gene encoding 30S ribosomal protein S8, whose translation is MTDPISDFLTRLRNASKAGLAECVSPHSKYKEAIASILKNEGYVTGYTTGADKQGHKTLVVTMKYVASAPALTNLSRISTPGRRLYCGYDDIPRVLNGLGIAILSTSKGVLTDKDCRRQKLGGELVCNVW
- the rplR gene encoding 50S ribosomal protein L18 is translated as MSKTSTKAELLQKRRWRIRKKVKGTAERPRLAVRFTSKHIYAQAINDDSATTLVFLSSLDAELRQKKLAANLAGAKTLGDAFAAKAKAAGLSAVVFDRSGARYHGKVKAFADAAREGGLVF
- the rplN gene encoding 50S ribosomal protein L14, which codes for MIQLRSRLEIADNTGARRAGFIRKKGQMTDTAGVGDIITVHIQESSTDATVKKGEVAKAVVVRTKAPIRRSDGSYLRFDSNAIVIITPDGNPKGTRIFGPVARELRAKNFMKIISLAPEVL
- the rplE gene encoding 50S ribosomal protein L5, with amino-acid sequence MSSKYTPALKKHYIEQVAPALVKSRGYANKHEVPKIAKISLNTGIDADADKNQIADIARDLGLIAGQKPVLSKSKKAISNFKLRQGQVVGAFVTLRGDAMWEFLYRLLAVALPTIRDFRGVSPKLDGQGNYNLGITDFTIFPEITVENVKKSMGLDISIVTTAQTDEEGRELLKLLGMPFRRTEAAPAAAKAA